DNA from Tachypleus tridentatus isolate NWPU-2018 chromosome 8, ASM421037v1, whole genome shotgun sequence:
ACTTATCGAACATGTTGACACACTCATGTCTTTTTGTTAGTAATGATTAGGTGTTGTAATTCACTGTAGGTTATTAAATGTGATTATAgtactaaaatatgaattttttcagTACATTTGTACTGGTTACCTGTAGGCTATGTACCTGTAATTTTTTCCTTCTAAGGTATGCCAGTAAAATTTACTATTGGAGTTTTTAACCACTTAGTTTTAATGAAAGTGTTTTAACCTTTTgcatttaaaacttatatattcTGATATTTCACTAACAAAAGTTGTTAATGTTACTTACCAAGAAGATCTTAACTGCCCTTCatattaataaactataaattgtgCACAAGATGTTTGTAAGTCAGTGAACACTGTCAAATGTTCTGTTGGAAACTTGTGTCACTATAGTGGACTTGTAAGATAAAATTTCACTTTTACAGTATTGatgcattttgaatttttttctttttttaacttatttgaaaataatattttgacttagTGGTCAGTATGGTATGGTCAGTACTATAAATGTATGGATAAAAGTCATTAGAGaggttaataatacattttcagtcatgtggttttaatagtttcatatGTTTCAAAGCTTGTTTTTATTCAGCATCTTTCTACCCAGAAATCTCAATATCTCCAAGTGGAAGTTCTCATCACAGTATGGTGGTACTGCTGTGgctttatttatcattttttccACCAGCAAGCTTCATTTGCTAGCCACCTCTATTGTGATTCACATCTAAATTACTATacttataaatgtttgtatagaGTTTaaggtttataatatttattatagtttaaaactCTCACAATTATAGATGATGTAAAAATAATCTACATTAGAACACCACAGTGTTAATAGTTGTCCTTTATGATATAAAAGAAATGCTTTAATAACTGGAAGTTTTACCTGTCTGTCACTGGCCATGTCTAACAGATATAAAGTACTGATGCTTTTATTGTATTAAGATTGtgtaaatacatttcataaactTGATATGATAACAAGGTACTTCATGcacatacacaaataaattaatgaGAAATTCCACAATGCAAtggtgaaaaaaaattgtttaattttgtgaaataggccattgtaattacagtttttatttcaaaattcctTCTGGAAGAGGGAGTATAACACTTGTATTCCTGTTTGCAGTGCATTCTGGAAGCAGTTTGTGATGGCATCCAAGATTTCATCCATTGTTCCAAAATTTCGGGAGTCATATACAGTTGCAAATAAAGATTTATCGAAATGGTTCCCAGGACACATGTATAAAGGTTAGAATTTTTGACTTGCAGTGGAAAATAAAAGGAAGTTATTTCTTAGTTAGAATTCTTTTCTTACTTAGAGTTATTTTGTcaatagtttactttacaatgttaggtATTTCAAAATACTGGACTTATTTGACAAATTTATCAGTAAGAATGACTGGGGTGGTACagatttattatttgttacaagTACTTTTATTGACCATGTACTCAACTGTGTTTAAGATATTACATGCaacattgtttatttaacttCTGTGTCCTTTTCTTCATGAAATTCTCAGatcattttaatgttaaaattcctttataattgtttgatttatatagcatttgttttgtttgatagaAGAAAGCAAATGAGAATAGAACTCCAGTGACCATGTTTGATATTTTCACATGGTTTACAACCttactatttaatatttccaaGTAGTTTACAACTATACCATTGATATTTCCACATGGTTTACAACCttactatttaatatttccaaGTAGTTTACAACTATACCATTGATATTTCCACATGGCTTACAACCttactatttaatatttccaaGTAGTTTACAACTATACCATTGATATTTCCACATGGCTTACAACCatactatttaatatttccaaGTAGTTTACAACTATACCATTGATATTTCCACATGGCTTACAGCCttactatttaatatttccatGTAGTTTACAACTATACCATTGATATTTCCACTTGGCTTACAACCttactatttaatatttccatGTAGTTTACAACTATACCATTGATATTTCCACATGGCTTACAGCCttactatttaatatttccatGTAGTTTACAACTATACCATTGATATTTCCACATGGCTCACAACCtcactgtttaatatttccatGTAGTTTACAACTATACCATTGATATTTCCACATGGCTTACAACCttactatttaatatttccaaGTTGTTTACAACTATACCATTGATATTTCCAcatggtcaatcttactatttgatATTTCCAAGTAGTTTACAACTATACTATTGATATTTCCACATGGCTTACAACCTTACTATTTTGATGTAACTATATTTACACTTTGTAATACTTCCATGTGGTTTATAATcatacaatttattatttccaTGCAGCTTACAattgtactattttatatttctatgtaGCTTACAACCTTACCATTTTCTTGTAATTCTATCTACTCTTTTGGTTTCCAGGAATGAAACAAATGCAGCAGAAATTGAAAATGGTGGACTGCATTCTGGAAGTCCATGATGCAAGAATATCCTTTACTCATTAGCCGGTTCAGTCActgaatgaataatttttaaatagtttacaatatttgttaaaataatgtatGCTCTCTTTTTCTGCATAGAAACATTAACACTTTTTTGGCTTCATTTTAGCCTCATAATTCCAACCATCAGATTTGATTGGATGTTTTCTTTTGGGTTGTATTACCTGTATAAAGAAATTGAAGGATAATATTTGAGAGGAAATATTATGGtgacaaattttaaacatttcatatggtgttttgtaatgatatatagaGAACAGATTCTGTAGTTTATTAATATCTTTCATAGTGGAAGGGAACGTTCCTTAGAGTTTgtacttttgttaaataaaaagtaGCTTCAGAAGAGTATGGAAATAATGTGGCAAAAGTATGTTCCAGCAGCCCTTGCAACTGAGCAGTGACTGAAAAGGTCCAACAGACTTAACACTGCTGATAAGGGAAGTTACTTTTTACAAGGGTGGAGAGCATTTTTTGTAGTTACCCAACTGTTCTagattcttttaaaataattgaaattaaaagtatttagaTTACGTATCTCTACGAGGCTGGTGAGATCTGTTTTATACTGTTGAGCAATTTTGGTCTTCTGTACTAAAATAAGGACAGAAGAGAGCACAGAATGACACTTCAAGAAATTTAAAAGGCTTAAGGATTTTGACTCTTTAAGAATAAAGAAGACTTTACTTAGTGGTTTTAAATTGTGATATTTCTAAATGGAAATGTATGGGCAACATTAGAAACTTTGATGCAGAATTGCTCTGTAGTGTGATTACcagtttgaaatgtttaaacaGTTTGGTTGTTATGAGGAGTAGTGTTAGCTTAGGTTTCTTTAACCTTTTCTTTAATTGGTAAAAGATTGTGGAAGGAAGCATATCTTCTTGTTCTGATGCTTTAATTAGGGTTGGTGGATAGAGAGATCTGGTAGGCTGAGAATCTTTCTGTTATCTTCCTGTTCACTATATTGTCATTAATTTAGACGTATATGCTTAAATCAGTATTAAATTAAAGGGTTGTAGAGTATAAAGCTATAATTCTATATTGTTTGAATGATCCCTTatgtaaaagtattataatagttttcttcatgtttaacaaaaaaatgATGTCTTATTTTGAATTATTGGCCTTAGTTTTTATGTTCCTGCAATCAACTAGAAACTCGGTGTTAGGATCTTTGCTCTATTTTGGGTTATGTCAGTGATGTCGataaacaaattgttaataaCTTTGTTAAATTTGTAGATAATGTTAAGATGTTGGGTGATGCTAGCTGTGAAGATACTGTTGCTTTGTCTAAGACACTTGATGAGTTGGGTAAATGGCAGGTGatttttgaatataaataatGCAAGGCCATGCATGTAAGTCATCATAATGTAagctttatcttttattttgtcaCTTATTTCTTAGCTAAAGGGTTCTTTGTGTCATAAAGTTTAATAAAGTAGGCCTAGAACACCTAGGAAGTTCTAAATATTTGGTTTTAGGTTCTCCGATAAATTCAAGGGTAGAGGGTCTTTTCTATTTAATAGAgtgaataagtttgttttttttttaaggaagtaTTTGGATCTGTGTTTGTTATCACACATTGAGTCATCTTGTAAGAGTAAGTAAGTTTTTTGCAGTAGTGTTTTACAATTAGATTGTCAGTAAACATGGTCTGTATTTTATCACACTGTTTAAACTGTGGAAACattaaaggaagaaataaaacaatttgacaTTCAATCTATGCTTCAACAAATCTAAAAGAATGGTCCAAACAAAGAGCAACGTTACAACAATTATAAGTTTAACAATTTTATGGAAGATCTTGGTCTCTCAAGTCATTCAAGCAGTGTTCTGTAGTTAAGGCAAGTAAGATCTTAGGTGgtgtttacagaaatattgaacataagtttaaagagtctataatttattttgtatacatcaTTGGTTAGGCCTTACCTGGAGTACTATGTTCAACCTTGGACTTCTTGCTTTAGGAAGGACATTGGATTGTTGGTTCAGAGGAGAGTTATAAAGATAACACTTGTTTTTTGTGATATAAAAGGTGTCGTAGGAAATTTTCTCTTGCAAAACAATGAATTAGAGGGGATCGGATTGAAATCTTTAAACATTGTTGAGGGAATTGACGGTATTGATACATtgtacattattttctatttaataatgAATACAGAATTGGGaatacaaacatacatttttGACACTTATATTCAGcttagataaatttatttttctaatagattGATTGACTTTTGAAGCAGTTTTCCTTCAGATGTGGTAAATGCAGTAAATTTAATGATGTTTATGAGtaggcttgataaatatttaaatgaaagccTCTGGCTTTGtggttttttttgtatgtttaaatgCCCTTAAATCACATGAGATCAGAATAAGTTTGGTTATAGCTTTAACTGTATGATAAATTCCATTTAGTGGAAGAAATCCTAACTTCTACCATCTTCTAACAGCTGTTAAACCTCATATTCTGGTGTTAAACAAGGTGGACTTAGCAGATGTAACCTCTCAGAAGCAGATTGAACAATCTTTAAAACAACAGGGCATAAACCAGATCATCTTTACCAACTGCAAAGATCAGAAAGACAGAGGACTGAAAaaaggtagttttttttttaaatacttccaTTGCATAATTTTGAAAGAGCTAGTTTGTAAGTAATTCAGTTAAGGCTGAAATTTTGTAATGGTCTTTCAACTAGATTCTATAGTGGTTGTTCCACTATTAGTGTAAGTTAAAACCAGATTCTCTATTTTTTGCAACATTATACTCTCAGTTTCATGCCAAAGTGCAGTTTTGTAGCTAATGAAATAGAGTTGAGAAAGAGGACTTgctagaataatattaataaaccttATAATGTTGAGCATAAAGATTGaagaaataatcttaaaatagtGACCCATTAACTGTACTTACTGCTAATCATCAGTTTCaagaaaatttgaattttctCTCTTGAGTTATGACTCTTATTCACATGTAAGTATGCTGTCTACAAACTTTCTTAGTTTCAATagtatttttaacagaaattacTGGAAGCTTTTAGGCCTACCTTTTGGATTGTGGACTGTTTATATCATTCTAACtctttatcaaataaaacaaatattcataaaaattgcTGACAAAAATTATATCCTACTCAGTTTGTTATCTCACACAGTTCTTTTTCATGGTTGGATTGGATGAGCTAGTATTGTTTGtgcaattaaaaaagaaataaaaaataactaaataatttctttaaaagaatgtataattaatgtttaattggaaatgtacattttaaatgtttttttagggGTGATGTTTGATTGGTGCAACCAATTAAATATTACTATTCTATTTGGTTTTATATTTGCAAAATCTCTAGTGTTGGTAATTTTATCAACAAAACTGCTCAGAAATGAACCCAAAGAAAGGTATAGAGataatgtttacatgttttgtaGGTTCTACCAACTGTTACAGATCTAGTGACAAACAGTGAACGATATAATCGGACTGAGGTAAGCAACATACTTGCTAAAACATTTAATgagaacaaaaatttaaattaaaaagaaagtaaattgtAAGAAAATGCTTTGAAGATACACTAATGTTTGATGTAAATATGTGAGTGTAtcagatttaaattattttttctggaaGTTTTAAAATAGACAGATAAATCTCAaccttatcaaaatatatatggttaaaaaatttcaaaagtgTTAAAAATTTCAGATTCTAGAGTTAAATGTTGCCATTCCATTGTCAGATTATCAGAGGACTTCATGGACTCAGCCTGTTCTATGTTTTTGTACCATATTGGTTTGCACATTTTCataatagtttcattgtttattttaaggTTTTTGAATTgtcttttctttcattatttaactgttagaTCTTTGGTAAACTATCAACAACTTTTACCatggtattttgtttaatagatTAATCTAGAAACGTGGTCTTTTCATTCATAGTTTAGTCAAGAAGTTCCCACATGGTtttgattttactgttttaatctATAGATTTCAgtctttcactgtttttattgCAGAAAATGTGGTGTGATCTGTTTCTGTGTATTGTGTTGccacataaatatttgtttttaatttattatttaatttgctCAAATAATTTGTCAgtggtttttttttgttcaaaataattaatttgggcaattttatttagtttactcATTAGAGAGTTCAACTTTGAGTTTTCTCCAAAGGGTTTTTCTATTGGTTTTTTCCACATTTAAAAGCATcacataatgtgttttattttgatttttgttggggattttttttttcaatggtttGACTCTATTTTTTCATTGTGTTTGGAATTTCATGTATACTTTCATTGTCTGTAATATAGATTGTTTGACATGTAGTGCTTTTATTACTGAGATGGTTGCATACAAATTTGCTTTTATTATATGTAGTCTTAAATTGCATTACACATAATCTTTTAGGTTACTGCTTTGAATCAGTTTTTCTTTCATTCTGTTTGGTTCAGAGAGTTTAATAAGTGGTCATAAATCCAGAAAATTTAGAAAGTGAGGGGAAATTGTGCCTTCTCTGTTTTACTTAAGAACATGCACATTAAACATACTGCTTAACTATATCACTTATTGGTATATTGTGAAATAAGCATATCTAtcattctgtgtttttttttgtggtggCAATCATGTAGTtagaaaaattttgttttgtcaaTAAAAATGTAGAATTGCACTGTTTACTGTCGAGTTACAATGCctgttttaatgaaaacataGATTAAATTATTCTctacatatttcattgttatttataataagaataaatgttAAAGTGGTGGTAAATAGGAGGATTTAAGGAGAAAAATTTGATATCAATATGTCATGTATGTGCATATGCAGGTCTGGAAGTATGGATCTGAAAACTTGGGAGAAGAAAGgtttaaaaagaatatttatttcaggGTTTAGTCCAAAGAGATTCAaatttttttagtatattttttgttatattctatTCAGAAAGATTCACTtggtattttatttcattgtacagaaaaattcagttttctttttaaataattttagaccGTTAACTTATAATAGTATTTATCACTATTTAATTTATAGAATTGCACACAGCATATTGCTTTGTTGTGTGTAGTCTAGTGAACTTCCTATTAGTAGtgctttaaatttaaaaccagTTAGAAGATACCCTATTAATTTTATGAGGTACTAAGTAGGCAAAGGGTATGGGGGACTGCCGAGGCCCCTGGTGGATTCAGAGCAGTATCCTGGTAGCAGGCAAAGCCCTCCTGAAGTTCTTGAAAACATGCTtggtttcttttacttttttcctTCCAGTGGACTGGTGGTATGTCTGTAAACTTGCAACagtagaatctgggtttcgatatcaTACTGGGTagaatgcagatagcccattgtcaaACTACAaaccttttactttttttttgtaaagttttaaaagtgATAATTCATAAGACAACACATTGCACATTATTTAGAGAAATTTAACTCTGATGTTCAGATCTACTactgaattaaaaatgtacatatactcttcaaaaaaagaaacgcaaaagggatattttttttattttaaagagaaatatatgtaataacgttacatgctcagagtatgtgatgttacatgtgttgaggcactgattgtcagaccaaaatgacaataaaagttgtgcactttgaaaacagaggaaaacatcagatttttcgccaaaacgcattcgtgtccaataaatttgtttgagagatctacaTGTTCTACAAGTGCAACATGtgtaaaatccctataaaagtgatgggttctcggtttccatagctcagtgttaagtcaccgacatgcaatacagttacaccaagactgacagaagcacaacgcaacaacgccattggtcgcatggaagcaggcgaatctcgatcagatgttgccagagctgtgaatgtccacccaagcaccatcacaaggctatggaatcgtcaccaacaacatggatcaactcgtgaccgtccacgatctggcagacctcgtgtgaccacgcctgcacaagatcgctacatccggttaagtcaccttcgggataggaccaccactgcgacgtctactgcctcaaccataccagggctgcatagcATTTCCaatcagaccatacgcaaccgtctacgagatgcaagaatccgacctcgacgtccagtcagaggcgtcatcctcacccagcaacatcgtcaagcacggctgcagtggactcagGCACATCGAGTATGGCCTCATCGatgatggaggcatgtttggttcagcgatgaatcacgttttatgcttcgtaggcagaaTGGAAGGACCTgcgtttaccgtcgccgaggtgaacgttttgcagcaaactgtgtgcaggaagctgacagatttggtggtggcagcgtcatgatgtgggctgccatcgcctacaatgccagaacagaccttttgcacattcgagggaatcttacggctcaacgatacgtcaacgagattcttaggccccatgtgcaacccatcatggtgaacgtcaacgacatttttcaacatgacaacgcttgtcctcacacagcccgactcaccactgtcttcttaagacactaacaacatcaacgttcttccctggccctccagatcaccagatttaaaccccatcgaacatctttgagaGGAGTTGGACCTaagtctgcgacggcgacaaccgcAGACTccacctcagcttgcagcagctttgcaggctgagtggacagccattccacaggatgtgattcgtcatctcatcacttccatggacaggagatgccaagcagttattgatgctcacgggaggcatactcgttattgacgttgagtgacgttaaacttcacttagtgagcgtgg
Protein-coding regions in this window:
- the LOC143224031 gene encoding LOW QUALITY PROTEIN: mitochondrial GTPase 1-like (The sequence of the model RefSeq protein was modified relative to this genomic sequence to represent the inferred CDS: deleted 2 bases in 2 codons) yields the protein MASKISSIVPKFRESYTVANKDLSKWFPGHMYKGMKQMQQKLKMVDCILEVHDARIPFSGRNPNFYHLLTAVKPHILVLNKVDLADVTSQKQIEQSLKQQGINQIIFTNCKDQKDRGLKKVSRKFEFSLLSYDSYSHVLPTVTDLVTNSERYNRTESKEFHLMAIGVPNVGKSSLINMLRNLHLKKGKASRVGALAGITRSVLERIKISEDPPIYLLDTPGILAPNIKNVEVGLRLALCATVRDHLIGEDLIADYLLYWLNKHQNFFWRVPLFISNPEQKLIKER